Proteins encoded in a region of the Scrofimicrobium sp. R131 genome:
- the lepA gene encoding translation elongation factor 4 gives MSVPSPEQLQLIKPAHTPQANVRNFSIIAHIDHGKSTLADRMLQLTEVVNPREMREQFLDRMDIERERGITIKSQAVRMPWVVGDEAYALNMIDTPGHVDFTYEVSRSLAACEGALLLVDAAQGIEAQTLANLYLALENELVIIPVLNKIDLPGAQPEKYADELASLIGISPDEVMLASGKTGEGVAEILDRIVREVPAPAGDPTAPTRAMIFDSVYDSYRGVVTYVRVVDGSLKHRERIKMMSTGSVHELLEVGVISPDPVPAGGLGAGEVGYLITGVKDVRQSRVGDTVTTSVRGATEALSGYRDPKPMVFSGIYPVDGSDFPDLREALVKLQLNDAALTYEPESSVALGFGFRCGFLGLLHLEIVRERLEREFNLDLIATAPNVVYSVTKEDGTEVRVENPSAFPDGKIDQVREPMVAATILAPSEFVGAIMELCQERRGALGGMDYLSPERVELRYRLPLAEIVFDFFDQLKSRTRGYASLDYHEDGSEVSDLVKVDILLNGEQVDAFSAIVHKDAAYSYGVKMTKRLKELIPRQQFEIPVQAAVGSRVIARETIKALRKDMLAKCYGGDISRKRKLLEKQKEGKKRMKSIGRVDVPQEAFIAALTSDAPTGKK, from the coding sequence GTGTCCGTGCCAAGCCCGGAGCAGCTGCAGCTGATTAAGCCGGCCCACACCCCCCAGGCCAATGTCCGCAACTTTTCCATCATCGCGCACATTGACCACGGGAAGTCGACATTGGCCGACCGGATGCTCCAACTCACCGAGGTGGTCAACCCGCGGGAGATGCGCGAACAGTTCCTGGACCGGATGGACATTGAGCGCGAACGCGGGATCACGATCAAGAGCCAGGCCGTGCGCATGCCCTGGGTGGTGGGGGATGAAGCCTACGCCCTGAACATGATCGACACCCCCGGCCACGTCGACTTCACCTACGAGGTGTCCCGGTCGTTGGCCGCCTGCGAAGGGGCGTTGCTACTGGTTGATGCCGCTCAGGGGATCGAAGCGCAGACGCTGGCTAACCTGTACCTGGCTTTGGAAAACGAACTGGTCATCATTCCGGTGTTGAACAAGATCGACCTGCCCGGGGCGCAGCCGGAGAAGTACGCGGACGAGCTGGCCTCGCTGATCGGGATTTCCCCCGACGAAGTCATGCTGGCTTCGGGGAAGACCGGCGAGGGAGTGGCTGAGATTCTCGATCGGATCGTGCGGGAGGTTCCCGCACCCGCCGGGGATCCCACCGCCCCTACCCGGGCGATGATCTTTGACTCCGTTTACGACTCCTACCGCGGGGTGGTGACCTACGTGCGGGTGGTGGACGGCTCGCTCAAGCACCGCGAGCGGATCAAGATGATGTCGACCGGCTCGGTTCACGAGCTGCTTGAGGTGGGCGTGATCAGCCCCGACCCGGTTCCGGCGGGCGGCCTGGGTGCCGGTGAGGTCGGCTACCTGATCACCGGGGTGAAAGACGTGCGCCAGTCCCGGGTTGGTGACACGGTCACCACTTCGGTTCGGGGGGCGACCGAGGCCCTGTCCGGGTACCGGGACCCGAAACCGATGGTGTTCTCCGGCATCTACCCGGTGGACGGATCTGATTTCCCCGATTTACGCGAAGCGCTGGTCAAGTTGCAGCTGAACGATGCCGCCCTGACCTACGAACCCGAGTCGTCGGTGGCCCTCGGATTTGGTTTCCGCTGCGGCTTCCTGGGGTTGCTGCACCTGGAAATTGTGCGCGAACGGCTGGAGCGAGAGTTCAACCTGGACCTGATCGCCACCGCGCCGAACGTGGTCTACTCGGTCACCAAGGAGGACGGGACCGAGGTGCGGGTGGAGAACCCCTCGGCTTTCCCCGACGGCAAAATTGATCAGGTGCGTGAGCCGATGGTGGCCGCCACGATCCTGGCCCCCTCGGAGTTCGTCGGCGCCATCATGGAGCTGTGTCAGGAGCGCCGGGGAGCCCTCGGTGGGATGGACTACCTTTCGCCCGAGCGCGTGGAGCTGCGCTACCGCCTCCCGCTCGCCGAAATCGTCTTCGACTTCTTTGACCAGTTGAAGTCGCGCACCCGCGGCTACGCCTCGCTGGACTACCACGAGGACGGCAGCGAAGTGTCCGACCTGGTCAAGGTCGACATCCTGCTGAACGGGGAGCAGGTCGATGCCTTCTCCGCCATTGTGCACAAGGATGCGGCGTATTCCTACGGGGTGAAGATGACCAAGCGGCTGAAGGAACTGATTCCGCGCCAGCAGTTTGAGATCCCGGTCCAGGCGGCGGTCGGGTCCCGTGTGATTGCCCGCGAGACGATCAAGGCCCTCCGCAAAGACATGTTGGCCAAATGCTACGGCGGCGACATTTCGCGGAAGCGGAAGCTGCTGGAGAAGCAGAAGGAAGGGAAGAAGCGGATGAAGTCGATCGGGCGCGTGGACGTGCCCCAGGAAGCCTTCATCGCGGCCCTCACCTCGGACGCCCCCACCGGAAAGAAGTAA
- the trmB gene encoding tRNA (guanosine(46)-N7)-methyltransferase TrmB has product MEQLHTADEVQFRARTKSFVRRSRGLAQNLSRVLDQHGATYLVPVARADSATTIAPDTKIDWDQQFGRRAPLVVEVGSGNGEQIVAAAAAHPEQNYLSFEVWHPGVAKMISRAASAGVTNLRIVEADAAQALPLLLGPDSVSEVWTFFPDPWRKKRHHKRRLVDGEFAGAVATILAPEGCWRLATDWDDYAWQMRDTIEAEPNLVNPHRGARPDPLDPEPTRGGFAPRFPGRLLTRFEEKGLEAGRTVHDLTAIKPARKEQA; this is encoded by the coding sequence ATGGAACAGTTGCACACGGCCGATGAGGTCCAGTTTCGGGCGCGCACCAAATCTTTTGTGCGTCGCTCCCGCGGCTTGGCGCAAAACTTGAGTCGGGTCCTGGACCAGCACGGCGCCACCTACCTGGTTCCGGTGGCTCGGGCCGACTCGGCCACCACCATTGCCCCCGACACGAAGATCGACTGGGACCAGCAGTTTGGACGCCGCGCCCCCCTGGTGGTTGAGGTTGGCTCGGGGAACGGTGAGCAGATTGTGGCTGCCGCGGCGGCCCACCCGGAGCAAAACTACCTGTCCTTTGAGGTCTGGCACCCCGGGGTCGCCAAGATGATCTCGCGGGCGGCCAGCGCCGGCGTGACGAACCTGCGGATCGTGGAAGCCGACGCGGCCCAGGCGCTGCCGCTCCTGCTGGGCCCGGACTCGGTCAGCGAAGTGTGGACCTTCTTCCCCGACCCGTGGCGGAAGAAGCGCCACCACAAGCGGCGGCTGGTGGACGGTGAGTTTGCCGGCGCGGTGGCCACAATCCTGGCCCCGGAAGGATGCTGGCGCCTCGCCACCGACTGGGATGACTACGCCTGGCAGATGCGCGACACGATCGAGGCGGAGCCGAACCTGGTTAATCCCCACCGGGGCGCCCGGCCCGACCCGCTCGATCCTGAGCCCACCCGCGGTGGGTTCGCCCCCCGGTTCCCCGGCCGCCTGCTGACCCGGTTTGAGGAAAAGGGGCTGGAGGCCGGCCGGACCGTCCACGACCTGACCGCGATCAAACCCGCCCGGAAAGAGCAGGCGTAA
- the hemW gene encoding radical SAM family heme chaperone HemW, whose protein sequence is MGSLPPGDPWPPAPDRWDRAQQLGAERPTSAYIHVPFCTVRCGYCDFNTYTTEFGPGADRATYAQSVRAEIAHSARRLSLAPPAPLQTVFFGGGTPTLLDPAELGLILAELNSSFGLAPGAEITVEANPETLTEDRVRQLADLGITRLSVGMQSAVPEVLSVLDRQHRPEQLPLVAQWARAAGLSYSVDLIYGAPTETVAQWETSLRVALALDPDHLSAYSLIVEPGTKLAAQVARGDLPAPDDDEAAEKYQLADQLLAEAGYRWYEISNFARPEPGEEGLVATELTHASKHNLAYWRDWNWWGYGPGAHSHWGDLRWWNVKHPRAYAGRLDQGLDPALAGETLDEPTRALEALMLGIRTAEGLALGPELSGVDQLLDRGLVELNAAGDRLTLTLSGRLLADLVTRTLAGWE, encoded by the coding sequence GTGGGGAGTCTTCCGCCCGGAGATCCCTGGCCTCCGGCTCCCGACCGGTGGGACCGGGCCCAACAGCTGGGGGCCGAGCGGCCCACCAGCGCCTACATTCACGTCCCCTTCTGCACCGTTCGGTGCGGATACTGCGACTTCAACACCTACACCACCGAGTTCGGTCCGGGGGCGGACCGAGCCACCTACGCCCAATCCGTCCGAGCCGAGATTGCCCACTCCGCGCGCCGGCTGAGCCTGGCCCCGCCGGCCCCGCTGCAAACTGTCTTCTTCGGGGGCGGCACTCCCACGCTCCTCGACCCGGCCGAACTCGGCCTGATTTTGGCCGAGCTGAACTCCTCTTTCGGGTTGGCACCGGGCGCGGAAATAACGGTGGAGGCGAACCCGGAAACGCTGACCGAAGACCGGGTCCGCCAACTCGCTGACCTCGGCATCACCCGGCTCTCGGTCGGAATGCAGTCCGCCGTGCCCGAAGTGCTCTCGGTGCTGGATCGTCAGCATCGGCCCGAACAGCTTCCGCTGGTGGCCCAGTGGGCCCGGGCGGCCGGCCTGTCCTACTCGGTGGACTTGATCTACGGGGCTCCGACCGAGACGGTGGCCCAATGGGAGACCTCGCTGCGGGTGGCACTGGCCCTGGACCCCGACCACCTGAGCGCCTACTCCCTGATCGTCGAACCCGGGACCAAGTTGGCCGCCCAGGTAGCCCGCGGGGACCTGCCGGCGCCCGACGACGACGAGGCGGCCGAAAAGTATCAGCTGGCGGATCAGCTACTGGCCGAGGCGGGCTACCGCTGGTACGAGATTTCGAACTTTGCCCGGCCCGAGCCGGGGGAGGAGGGTCTGGTTGCCACCGAACTGACCCACGCCTCCAAACACAACCTGGCCTACTGGCGGGACTGGAACTGGTGGGGGTACGGGCCCGGAGCCCACTCGCACTGGGGTGACCTGCGCTGGTGGAATGTCAAGCACCCGCGGGCCTACGCGGGCCGACTGGACCAGGGGCTCGACCCGGCGCTGGCGGGCGAAACACTAGACGAGCCAACCCGGGCCCTCGAGGCACTGATGCTGGGGATCCGCACCGCGGAGGGGTTGGCCTTGGGGCCGGAGCTCTCCGGAGTTGATCAGCTGCTGGACCGGGGGTTGGTTGAGCTGAACGCGGCCGGGGATCGGCTGACGTTGACTTTATCCGGGCGCCTGCTGGCCGACCTGGTTACCCGGACTTTGGCCGGGTGGGAGTAG
- a CDS encoding phosphatase PAP2 family protein codes for MSLPIQTRTSSLTSRERLWMVTLIGAILVFTAIYLLFVRTAWGQTVENAALIGAGLAPGNSVQVDNSSLAVISRTSLGVAVLGLGALGWWRAGWRLGVGAAAVVAGSTLIAEGLKRFLLSRPELVDAPPNLLHNSFPSGHTTIAMSLLLATLLVIPLRWRGIAMFLTLTWATGIGALTVAARWHRLSDTLGGDLVALSVALVALIWLSRRGLVRPAPRRHYPLRGLYLAAIVLLGVGALGIGLGLLILNGQVNQPGTEVFAVNSYYASHALALAGSVFTALGFWACLRQLETTPTRPKSG; via the coding sequence ATGAGCCTGCCGATCCAGACCCGCACCAGTTCCCTCACCTCGCGTGAACGACTTTGGATGGTCACGCTAATCGGGGCGATACTGGTTTTCACCGCTATCTACCTGCTGTTTGTGCGCACCGCCTGGGGCCAAACCGTGGAAAACGCCGCCCTGATCGGGGCGGGCCTGGCCCCGGGGAACTCGGTCCAGGTGGACAACTCGTCGCTGGCAGTAATCTCTCGCACTTCCCTCGGGGTGGCCGTCCTGGGGCTCGGAGCCCTGGGATGGTGGCGAGCCGGCTGGCGCCTGGGGGTGGGGGCCGCCGCGGTGGTGGCGGGGAGCACGCTAATTGCCGAGGGGTTGAAACGGTTCCTGCTTTCCCGTCCCGAGCTGGTGGATGCGCCTCCGAACCTGTTGCACAACTCGTTTCCCTCCGGCCACACCACGATCGCCATGTCACTGCTCCTGGCCACCCTGCTGGTGATCCCACTGCGCTGGCGTGGAATCGCCATGTTCTTGACGTTGACCTGGGCCACCGGGATTGGGGCCCTCACGGTGGCGGCCAGGTGGCACCGGCTGAGCGACACGTTGGGCGGAGACCTGGTGGCGCTCAGCGTCGCGCTGGTGGCTCTGATCTGGTTGTCCCGTCGCGGACTGGTCCGCCCGGCCCCCCGCCGCCACTATCCGCTCCGCGGGCTCTACCTGGCCGCCATTGTCCTGCTCGGCGTGGGAGCGCTGGGGATCGGACTGGGCCTGCTGATCCTAAACGGGCAGGTAAACCAGCCCGGAACCGAGGTGTTCGCGGTCAACTCGTACTATGCCAGTCACGCGCTGGCCCTGGCGGGTTCGGTGTTCACCGCCCTGGGTTTTTGGGCGTGCCTGCGCCAGTTGGAAACTACTCCCACCCGGCCAAAGTCCGGGTAA
- the hrcA gene encoding heat-inducible transcriptional repressor HrcA encodes MARERQLEILRTIVSHYVDTREPVSSKTVAADGGMDVSSATIRNEMNVLESEGLIYQPHTSAGRVPTELGYRTFVDGLIDLQPLPEPQRRAIEQFLNEAVDFEDVIARTVRLLAQLTRSAAVAQFPVRAAARLRRLEVVDLASRWLIVVAITNDGQVYERRLDAGEAPGEDALTELRDRLNLQLEDMSATSIRLIAEDVVNEFKPAHRRLARLVVDTLLELLSQQTQSRLIVAGLSNLARTGEDFADVSGVLDALEQQVALLRLLSEVHTDQLQVSIGTENRDEDLEQTSIVSGAYHTADNGSAHVGIVGPTRMNYARSLIAVEAVSRYLSRLMLGENH; translated from the coding sequence ATGGCACGGGAACGACAACTTGAGATCCTCAGAACCATTGTGTCCCACTACGTCGATACCAGGGAGCCGGTGAGCTCCAAGACCGTGGCCGCCGATGGGGGAATGGACGTCTCGTCCGCCACGATTCGAAACGAAATGAACGTGCTGGAAAGCGAGGGGCTGATCTACCAGCCCCACACTTCTGCCGGGCGGGTCCCGACCGAACTGGGCTACCGAACTTTTGTCGACGGCCTGATCGATCTGCAACCCCTGCCCGAACCGCAGCGGCGGGCGATCGAACAGTTCCTGAATGAGGCGGTTGACTTCGAAGATGTCATTGCGCGGACCGTGCGCCTGCTGGCCCAGTTGACCCGCTCCGCCGCGGTGGCGCAGTTTCCGGTTCGCGCTGCCGCCCGCCTGCGCCGACTCGAAGTGGTGGACCTGGCTTCCCGGTGGCTGATCGTGGTGGCGATTACCAACGACGGGCAGGTGTATGAGCGCCGCCTGGACGCGGGTGAAGCCCCCGGTGAGGACGCCCTGACCGAGCTGAGGGATCGGCTGAACCTGCAGCTGGAGGACATGAGTGCCACCAGCATCCGGCTGATTGCCGAGGACGTGGTCAACGAGTTCAAGCCCGCTCACCGGCGCTTGGCCCGGCTGGTGGTCGACACCCTGCTGGAGCTGCTGTCCCAGCAAACCCAGTCCCGCCTGATCGTGGCCGGCCTGTCGAACCTCGCTCGGACCGGGGAAGATTTTGCCGACGTATCCGGGGTCCTGGATGCCTTGGAGCAGCAGGTGGCCCTGCTTCGGCTCCTGTCCGAGGTTCACACCGACCAGTTGCAGGTCTCGATCGGGACGGAAAACCGGGATGAGGACCTGGAGCAAACTTCCATCGTCTCCGGGGCCTACCACACGGCCGACAACGGCTCCGCTCACGTGGGGATCGTGGGTCCCACCCGGATGAACTACGCCCGTTCGCTGATAGCGGTAGAGGCCGTCTCACGCTATCTGTCCCGCCTAATGTTGGGGGAGAACCACTAG
- the dnaJ gene encoding molecular chaperone DnaJ, with translation MRDYYEVLGVSSNATADEIKKAYRKKARQLHPDYAGADSEEAFKELSVAYDVLSDPQKRQQYDLGGPAAFSGGGAGPTGDFGFADLFETMFGGMGGFGGPTGPTQRTRRGQDSLIAVEVTLEEVVFGTKKEVKVNTAIECDVCHGSCCEPGTSPTTCPTCGGTGSVTRVQQTLLGAIRTSAPCRTCQGHGQTIDHPCHECAGEGRVRASRTVSFEVPAGVENGTRIRLAGKGEVGPAGGPAGDLYVEIREKPHPLFARQGIHLHTRIDVPVALAALGTVFTLDTLDGQQELVIDPGTQPEAELTLKGLGVARLGGSGRGNLYVHVGVKTPTNLDDRQRELLEELAELRGEQRVEPVGAGTHGPLKWFKDKLGGL, from the coding sequence TTGAGGGATTACTACGAGGTCCTGGGGGTCTCCTCGAACGCCACGGCGGACGAGATCAAAAAGGCATACCGCAAGAAGGCCCGCCAGTTGCACCCCGATTATGCCGGGGCTGACTCAGAGGAAGCGTTCAAGGAGCTGTCGGTTGCCTACGACGTCCTGTCGGATCCGCAGAAGCGTCAGCAGTACGATCTGGGCGGCCCCGCTGCGTTCAGCGGGGGCGGAGCCGGACCCACCGGCGACTTCGGGTTCGCCGACCTGTTCGAGACCATGTTTGGTGGGATGGGCGGATTCGGGGGCCCGACCGGCCCCACCCAGCGCACCCGCCGCGGCCAGGACTCACTCATTGCGGTGGAGGTGACCCTGGAGGAAGTGGTCTTTGGCACCAAGAAGGAAGTCAAGGTCAACACCGCCATCGAGTGCGACGTCTGCCACGGCAGCTGCTGCGAGCCCGGAACCAGCCCGACCACCTGCCCCACCTGCGGGGGAACCGGCTCGGTCACCCGCGTGCAGCAGACGCTGCTCGGGGCGATCCGCACCTCAGCTCCCTGTCGCACCTGCCAGGGCCACGGGCAAACCATCGACCACCCGTGTCACGAGTGCGCGGGCGAGGGCCGCGTTCGCGCCAGTCGCACCGTCAGTTTTGAGGTTCCCGCCGGGGTGGAGAACGGCACCCGCATTCGTCTGGCCGGGAAGGGCGAAGTTGGCCCGGCCGGCGGTCCCGCCGGAGACCTGTACGTGGAAATCAGGGAGAAGCCGCACCCGCTGTTCGCCCGCCAGGGCATTCACCTGCACACGCGGATCGACGTGCCGGTGGCCTTGGCCGCGCTGGGGACCGTGTTTACCCTGGACACGCTGGACGGTCAGCAGGAGCTGGTCATTGACCCGGGAACCCAGCCCGAGGCGGAACTGACCCTGAAGGGACTGGGCGTGGCCCGCCTGGGCGGGTCCGGCCGGGGCAACCTCTACGTTCACGTTGGCGTCAAAACTCCGACCAACCTGGATGATCGCCAGCGCGAACTGCTGGAAGAACTGGCAGAACTGCGCGGAGAACAGCGGGTGGAGCCGGTGGGGGCCGGCACGCACGGCCCGCTCAAATGGTTCAAAGATAAGCTCGGTGGCCTGTGA
- a CDS encoding 16S rRNA (uracil(1498)-N(3))-methyltransferase, whose translation MTLPVFFAPELLGADRDDRGAALSWSGPEADHARKVMRLGPADRLDLVDGAGTRATCVIESVSSTGVELTVAESRVEPAPAVTVTLVQALAKGGRDEQAVELCTELGVDRIVPWSAQRSIARWPADRAEKSRQKWVNVVRAATKQSRRAFLPVVDQLVDSGRLAQQLAEISRRGGLVLICDEEGTRTLTDQVHMWEQTAGEIVVVVGPEGGLTDAERDAFRDGGGQLVLIGPTVLRSSTAGGAALTLVNVLTGRWR comes from the coding sequence GTGACCCTGCCGGTCTTTTTCGCTCCCGAACTTCTGGGGGCCGACCGCGATGATCGCGGCGCCGCCCTCTCCTGGTCGGGCCCGGAAGCCGACCACGCCCGCAAGGTGATGCGCCTGGGGCCGGCAGACCGGCTCGACCTGGTTGACGGGGCCGGCACCCGCGCCACCTGCGTGATCGAGTCGGTGAGTTCGACCGGGGTGGAGCTGACCGTGGCGGAATCCCGGGTGGAGCCCGCCCCGGCGGTGACCGTCACCCTGGTGCAGGCCCTGGCCAAAGGGGGCCGGGACGAACAGGCGGTTGAACTCTGCACCGAGCTGGGGGTGGACCGAATCGTCCCGTGGAGTGCGCAGCGCTCCATTGCCCGCTGGCCCGCTGACCGGGCGGAGAAGTCTCGGCAGAAATGGGTGAACGTGGTGCGGGCGGCCACCAAGCAGTCGCGCCGGGCGTTCCTGCCGGTGGTGGATCAACTGGTTGACTCGGGTCGGCTCGCCCAGCAACTGGCCGAAATCTCCAGGCGCGGGGGCCTGGTGCTGATTTGTGACGAGGAGGGGACCCGCACCCTGACTGATCAGGTTCACATGTGGGAGCAGACGGCAGGCGAAATCGTGGTGGTGGTCGGCCCGGAAGGGGGACTGACCGACGCGGAGCGGGATGCGTTTCGGGACGGCGGCGGGCAGCTGGTCCTGATTGGCCCCACGGTGCTCCGTTCCTCCACTGCCGGTGGGGCAGCCCTCACCCTAGTCAATGTGCTGACGGGGCGGTGGCGCTAA
- a CDS encoding PhoH family protein — protein MDPAAFLGPADQVVRTIERGFPQVEIYVDHRQLRVVGPPATVNLVVTLLEELVALVQDGGTIDAATVQEVIALLPPATAGVRPPALQTGRGKVIKAKTPGQAAYLEDLETYPIVFGIGPAGTGKTYLAMAEAVSALLEGQVKKIVLTRPAVEAGENLGFLPGSATEKIDPYLRPLFDALDELLEEGSLPRLMASGAIEIAPLAYMRGRTLNDAYIILDEAQNTTPAQMKMFLTRLGFGSHMVVTGDDSQIDLGRGMTSGLVLIQEILKDVAQVKFSYLTSADVVRNPLVAEIIDAYSRWEAGRPQEAGTGPGSRPSPSSIERQTP, from the coding sequence GTGGACCCCGCCGCTTTTCTGGGTCCGGCCGACCAGGTCGTCCGAACCATTGAGCGCGGATTCCCGCAGGTCGAAATCTACGTTGACCACCGTCAGCTGCGCGTGGTGGGGCCTCCCGCCACCGTCAACCTGGTGGTGACCCTGCTGGAAGAACTGGTTGCCCTCGTGCAGGACGGAGGCACCATTGACGCTGCCACCGTGCAGGAAGTGATCGCCCTGCTGCCCCCCGCCACCGCGGGGGTGCGCCCGCCCGCCCTCCAAACCGGTCGGGGCAAGGTCATCAAGGCGAAGACTCCCGGCCAAGCCGCCTACCTGGAGGACCTGGAAACCTACCCGATCGTGTTTGGGATCGGGCCCGCCGGAACCGGCAAAACCTATCTGGCCATGGCCGAGGCGGTCAGCGCCCTCCTGGAGGGCCAGGTGAAGAAGATTGTCCTCACGCGCCCCGCGGTGGAGGCGGGGGAGAACCTGGGCTTTTTGCCGGGCAGTGCCACCGAGAAAATTGACCCCTACCTGCGGCCACTCTTTGACGCCCTGGACGAACTGCTGGAGGAAGGCTCGCTGCCGCGGCTGATGGCCAGCGGTGCCATTGAGATTGCTCCGCTCGCCTACATGCGCGGCCGGACGCTAAACGACGCCTACATCATTTTGGATGAGGCCCAGAACACCACGCCCGCTCAGATGAAAATGTTCCTGACCCGGCTCGGCTTCGGCTCGCACATGGTGGTGACCGGGGACGACTCGCAAATTGACCTGGGCCGGGGGATGACCTCGGGCCTGGTGCTGATTCAGGAGATCCTGAAAGATGTGGCCCAGGTGAAGTTCTCCTACCTGACCAGCGCGGACGTGGTCCGAAACCCGCTGGTTGCCGAAATCATCGATGCGTACTCCCGCTGGGAAGCCGGGCGCCCCCAGGAGGCTGGAACCGGACCCGGATCCCGGCCTTCCCCCTCGTCAATCGAAAGGCAAACCCCGTGA
- the ybeY gene encoding rRNA maturation RNase YbeY: MSVEVINETTYPVELAEFGALAEYVLTQMHVGSAVELSIMFIDPEAMERLHEDWLGLPGPTDVMSFPMDELRPGTPASPTQEGILGDVVICPDVAVEQAKAAGHSDMDEMLLLATHGILHLLGYDHAEPEEEEIMFGLQRKLLLTFLAQA, encoded by the coding sequence GTGAGTGTTGAGGTGATCAACGAAACCACCTACCCGGTGGAACTGGCTGAATTTGGGGCCCTGGCCGAGTACGTGCTCACCCAGATGCACGTTGGCTCGGCCGTGGAACTGTCCATCATGTTTATCGATCCGGAGGCGATGGAACGCCTCCACGAGGATTGGCTCGGCCTGCCCGGCCCCACTGACGTGATGAGCTTCCCGATGGATGAGCTGCGGCCCGGCACCCCCGCCAGCCCGACCCAGGAGGGCATCCTGGGCGACGTGGTCATCTGTCCGGACGTGGCGGTAGAGCAGGCCAAAGCGGCCGGCCACTCCGACATGGACGAGATGCTGCTGCTGGCTACGCACGGGATTTTGCACCTGCTGGGCTACGACCATGCCGAGCCGGAGGAAGAGGAAATTATGTTCGGCCTGCAGCGCAAACTGCTGCTCACCTTCCTGGCCCAAGCATGA
- a CDS encoding hemolysin family protein, producing the protein MSDLSTIPFVPLLILGLACLALAGFLSAIEISLSSLSRAYVEDLAEDGSKAAVRLSRVLEERPRAVVGLHGARVVSVTVAVLSVTLVTMDLLQPSQLSWWVVALIVLGVMALIEVLMVLVLPWFMVSRNYLSVALLGSRLTLRLLAVTHWFDPLIGRASARLGSERSDAQRLAVAEDLREIADEVGEADSFDEEDKEMIRSVFELGQTRVREVMVPRTSMVTIESDKSLDKALRLFLRSGFSRVPVIGQDVDDAIGILYFKDVVRRLIDHADLAASPVMSYVRPAVFIPETRFVDDELREMQANNTHLALVIDEYGGVSGLVTLEDLIEELVGEVVDEHDRAELEPEQLAPNVWRVPARYSLNDLEELVGLEFDDEAVDSVGGLLTWAIDRVPLPGAEATVHGVHLVAEETVGRRNEVGSILVTRVDPEPAAEEEQGE; encoded by the coding sequence ATGAGCGACCTGTCGACCATTCCGTTTGTCCCCCTGCTGATTCTTGGGTTGGCGTGCCTGGCCTTGGCCGGGTTCCTAAGCGCCATCGAGATCTCCCTGTCCTCGCTGTCGCGCGCCTACGTGGAAGATCTGGCGGAGGACGGATCCAAGGCGGCGGTCCGCCTCAGCCGGGTGCTGGAGGAGCGGCCCCGCGCCGTGGTCGGGCTGCATGGAGCCCGCGTCGTCTCCGTCACGGTGGCGGTGCTCTCGGTCACCCTGGTCACGATGGATCTGCTGCAACCCAGCCAGCTGTCCTGGTGGGTGGTGGCCCTGATCGTGCTCGGCGTGATGGCCCTGATCGAAGTGCTGATGGTGCTGGTGCTGCCGTGGTTCATGGTGTCGCGCAACTACCTGAGCGTGGCGCTGCTGGGGAGCCGGCTGACGCTGCGCCTGCTGGCCGTCACCCACTGGTTTGACCCGCTGATCGGACGGGCTTCAGCCCGGCTCGGCAGTGAGCGTTCCGACGCCCAGCGCCTGGCTGTGGCGGAGGACCTGCGCGAAATTGCCGACGAGGTGGGCGAGGCCGACTCCTTCGACGAGGAGGACAAAGAGATGATCCGCTCGGTCTTCGAGCTGGGTCAAACCCGGGTTCGCGAGGTGATGGTGCCCCGCACCTCCATGGTCACCATTGAGAGCGACAAGTCGTTGGATAAGGCCCTGCGCCTGTTCCTACGCTCGGGCTTTTCGCGGGTCCCGGTGATCGGGCAGGACGTCGACGATGCGATTGGCATCCTCTACTTCAAAGACGTGGTGCGCCGACTGATAGACCATGCGGATCTGGCCGCCAGCCCGGTCATGTCCTACGTCCGCCCGGCAGTGTTCATCCCCGAGACCCGTTTCGTCGACGATGAACTGCGGGAAATGCAGGCCAACAACACGCACCTGGCCCTGGTCATCGACGAGTACGGCGGCGTTTCCGGCCTGGTTACGCTGGAGGACCTGATTGAAGAGCTGGTCGGCGAAGTGGTCGATGAACACGACCGGGCCGAACTGGAGCCGGAACAGCTGGCGCCCAACGTTTGGCGGGTCCCCGCCCGCTACTCCCTGAACGACCTGGAGGAGCTGGTTGGGCTCGAGTTTGACGACGAGGCGGTGGATTCGGTTGGGGGCCTGCTCACCTGGGCCATCGACCGGGTGCCGTTGCCCGGGGCGGAAGCCACCGTCCACGGTGTGCACCTGGTGGCGGAGGAAACGGTGGGCCGACGCAACGAAGTAGGATCAATCCTGGTGACCCGGGTGGACCCGGAGCCAGCAGCTGAGGAGGAGCAGGGTGAGTAG